The following proteins come from a genomic window of Cronobacter muytjensii ATCC 51329:
- the glnL gene encoding nitrogen regulation protein NR(II) — protein MATGTLPDAGQILNALINSILLVDDDLAVHYANPAAQQLLAQSSRKLYGTPLPELLSYFSLNISLMQESLNAGQGFTDNEVTLVIDGRSHILSLTAQRLPDGLILLEMAPMDNQRRLSQEQLQHAQQVAARDLVRGLAHEIKNPLGGLRGAAQLLTRALPDPSLTEYTKVIIEQADRLRNLVDRLLGPQQPGMHVTESIHKVAERVVKLVSMELPENVRLLRDYDPSLPEFTHDPDQIEQVLLNIVRNALQALGEEGGEITLRTRTAFQLTLHGVRYRLAARIDVEDNGPGIPAHLQDTLFYPMVSGREGGTGLGLSIARNLIDQHSGKIEFNSWPGHTEFSVFLPIRK, from the coding sequence ATGGCAACAGGCACGCTGCCCGATGCTGGGCAGATCCTTAACGCATTAATCAATAGCATTCTGCTGGTCGACGACGACCTGGCAGTGCATTACGCCAATCCGGCGGCGCAGCAGTTGCTCGCGCAAAGTTCACGTAAGCTCTACGGCACGCCGTTACCGGAGCTGCTGAGTTATTTTTCCCTCAATATCAGCCTGATGCAGGAGAGCCTGAACGCAGGCCAGGGATTTACAGATAACGAAGTTACGCTGGTGATCGACGGTCGCTCACACATTCTTTCCCTGACGGCGCAACGTCTGCCGGATGGCCTGATCCTGCTGGAAATGGCCCCGATGGATAATCAGCGGCGTTTAAGCCAGGAACAACTCCAGCATGCCCAGCAGGTCGCGGCGCGCGATCTGGTGCGCGGGCTGGCGCATGAAATTAAAAACCCGCTCGGCGGCCTGCGTGGCGCGGCACAGTTGCTCACCCGCGCGCTGCCCGATCCGTCGCTGACCGAGTACACCAAAGTCATTATCGAACAGGCCGACCGCCTGCGTAATCTGGTGGACCGTCTGTTAGGGCCGCAGCAGCCGGGTATGCACGTTACCGAGAGCATTCATAAAGTGGCCGAACGCGTGGTGAAGCTGGTGTCGATGGAGCTGCCGGAAAACGTTCGGCTTCTGCGCGATTACGACCCAAGCCTGCCGGAATTTACTCATGATCCGGACCAGATAGAACAGGTGTTGCTGAATATCGTCCGTAATGCCCTCCAGGCGCTGGGCGAAGAAGGCGGTGAGATCACCTTGCGCACCCGCACCGCGTTTCAGCTGACGCTGCACGGCGTGCGTTACCGCCTGGCGGCGCGCATCGATGTGGAAGACAACGGGCCGGGCATCCCGGCGCATCTGCAGGATACGCTGTTTTACCCGATGGTCAGCGGCCGCGAAGGCGGCACCGGGCTGGGGCTTTCTATCGCCCGGAACCTTATCGATCAGCATTCGGGAAAAATCGAATTTAACAGTTGGCCAGGCCATACCGAATTTTCGGTTTTCCTGCCTATTCGGAAATAG